In Prevotella sp. HUN102, the genomic window TGATTATTTGTTTACTTGGAATTTTGTATCGCCGGTAGCAAAGAATGCGTTAATCTGCTTTGCTGCTGCAATACCTGCATTGATGTTAGCTTCTGCTGTCTGAGCACCCATCTTCTTAGGTGTTGTGAAGTAACGGCCCTCGAACTTAGCGAACTCTTCGTCAGCATCCGGCTTGATGTCGGTAACGAACTTGAGGTCTTCGCGTTCAGCAAGCAGCTTGATGAGTTCTTCCTCGTTGATAACTTCCTTGCGGGCTGTGTTTACGAGGATACCACCCTTCTTCATCTTGTTCACGAGTGCATAGTTGATGCTCTGCTTTGTTTCAGGAGTTGCAGGAATGTGCAATGAAACGATGTCGCAGGTCTCGAACAGTGCTTCCTGAGTATCAACAGCGATTGCGCCGCCCTTCTCAATAACGTCCTTTGGACAGAATGCGTCGTAAGCATAAACTTCCATACCGAAGCCCTTAGCAATGCGTGCTACGTTGCGGCCTACGTTACCGAAAGCGAGCAAACCGATCTTCTTGCCCATCAATTCAGAACCACTCTTGCCGTTGTAGAAGTTACGAACAGCAAACACGAGCATACCCATTACAAGCTCTGCCACAGCGTTTGAGTTCTGACCCGGTGTGTTTTCAGCAACTACCTTGTGAGCAGTAGCAGCAGCGAGGTCGATATTGTCGAAACCTGCACCTGCACGTACTACGATCTGCAACTTTGCAGCTGCATCGAGAACTTCTGCATCAGCCTTGTCTGAACGGATAATCAATGCGTCTGCATCCTTAACTGCGTCGAGCAATTGTGCTTTTTCTGTATATTTTTCGAGCAATGCAAGTTCGTGGCCTGCACCTTCAATTTCTTTTCTGATACCTTCAACAGCAGCTGCTGCAAAAGGCTTTTCTGTTGCAACTAAAACTTTCATAGTAATAAATTTTAAATACAGGTTACACGGATATGGTGTTTTATCCCATTCCGTGCAACCTGATATGGTTTAATTAATGATTTGCCTCGAATTCCTTCATTACGTCTACAAGTGCCTGAACGCCTTCTACTGTCTGAGCGTTGTAGCAGCTTGCACGGAAACCACCAACGTCGCGGTGTCCCTTGATACCAACCATACCCTTAGATGTAGCATAGTCGAAGAATTCCTGCTGCAAGTCAGCATACTCGTCGTTGAGTACGAAGCAGATGTTCATATAAGAACGGTCTTCTGCGTCCTGAACGGTAGCACGGAACAGCTTGTTGCGGTCGATTTCGCCGTAGAGCAAGTCAGCACGCTCCTTAGCAATCTTAGCCATTGCTTCAACACCACCCTGAGCCTTAACCCAACGGAGGTTCTCCAATGCTGTGTAGATAGGCACTACTGGAGGAGTGTTGAACATAGAACCCTTAGAAACGTGTGTACGGTAGTCGAGCATTGTAGGAATCTGACGTGTAACCTTGCCGAGAGCATCGTCCTTAACGATAACGAATGTTACGCCGGCCATAGAAAGATTCTTCTGTGCACCACCGTAGATCATATCGTACTTAGCAACATCAACCGGACGGCTCAGGAAGTCTGATGACATATCGCCGATGAGACGAACCTTTGTATCCAAGTCGTAACGCATTTCAGTACCATAGATAGTGTTGTTGCTTGTTACGTGCAAGTAGTCCAAGTCTTCTGGCACTTCAAAGCCCTTAGGAATGTATGAGAAGTTCTTGTCAGCTGAAGTAGCAACTTCAACAACTTCACCGAACAACTTAGCTTCCTTCATTGCCTTCTTAGCCCAAACACCTGTGTTGAGGTAACCAGCCTTCTTTTCCAAGAAGTTGTAAGGAACCATACAGAATTCCAAAGAAGCACCACCACCGAGGAAGAGTACTGAATAGCCTTCAGGAATGTTCAACAACTCCTTAATCAAAGCTACTGCCTCATCAACTACCGGCTGGAAATCCTTTGCTCTGTGGCTGATTTCTGCCAAAGAAAGACCACTACCATTAAAATCTAAAATCTGCTGTGCAGTTTTTTCAATCACTTCACGGGGAAGAATGCAAGGACCTGCATTAAAGTTAATCTTCTTCATCATGACATTAAAATTTTTAAGTTTATGTATATTTATTAATGTTATCTTACCAAAGTGTAACCACTCACATAGTATATGTTTGCGAAATTACGGTTTATATTTGACACTTGCAAATTTTTAACGATATTTTAATATACTTATTTCGTTTCGCTCTGTTTTTACACGTGATGGCACACGCCTGTGTTTGACTTTCAACTTGTAAGTTCCACTATCGTATTTCCTCCACGACGGTGTTAAGTCCTTTTATTTTCTCTCCT contains:
- a CDS encoding NAD(P)-dependent oxidoreductase, coding for MKVLVATEKPFAAAAVEGIRKEIEGAGHELALLEKYTEKAQLLDAVKDADALIIRSDKADAEVLDAAAKLQIVVRAGAGFDNIDLAAATAHKVVAENTPGQNSNAVAELVMGMLVFAVRNFYNGKSGSELMGKKIGLLAFGNVGRNVARIAKGFGMEVYAYDAFCPKDVIEKGGAIAVDTQEALFETCDIVSLHIPATPETKQSINYALVNKMKKGGILVNTARKEVINEEELIKLLAEREDLKFVTDIKPDADEEFAKFEGRYFTTPKKMGAQTAEANINAGIAAAKQINAFFATGDTKFQVNK
- the serC gene encoding 3-phosphoserine/phosphohydroxythreonine transaminase, whose amino-acid sequence is MKKINFNAGPCILPREVIEKTAQQILDFNGSGLSLAEISHRAKDFQPVVDEAVALIKELLNIPEGYSVLFLGGGASLEFCMVPYNFLEKKAGYLNTGVWAKKAMKEAKLFGEVVEVATSADKNFSYIPKGFEVPEDLDYLHVTSNNTIYGTEMRYDLDTKVRLIGDMSSDFLSRPVDVAKYDMIYGGAQKNLSMAGVTFVIVKDDALGKVTRQIPTMLDYRTHVSKGSMFNTPPVVPIYTALENLRWVKAQGGVEAMAKIAKERADLLYGEIDRNKLFRATVQDAEDRSYMNICFVLNDEYADLQQEFFDYATSKGMVGIKGHRDVGGFRASCYNAQTVEGVQALVDVMKEFEANH